From the genome of Bos indicus isolate NIAB-ARS_2022 breed Sahiwal x Tharparkar chromosome 2, NIAB-ARS_B.indTharparkar_mat_pri_1.0, whole genome shotgun sequence:
AAGCCAAATGTCTTTTAGTTTCTTCAGTGTCTACTTTCACTGACTATATTGCAATTAGAGTTTCATTGTGCGTGAACTGATTTTTATCAAAACTCAAGATGCTTTGGGGGTATATTTTTTCACCTTTGAAAACTCCAGATGAAGTTGGGAAAATCAATTGTTTACCTAAGTCCCCCAGGGTTTCAGGAGTTACTGAGTGGCAGTGTGCGTAAAGGGAGCCAAGGCATCTAACATTTAGTACAGGGTTTCCCATTAAGGCAAGTCAACAGACTAGTTAATTGTCACTTACCAAATACCTAGAGCTGGTTAAGGTTTTTGTGGATAGAGTGAGTGACCAGACAAGTTTTCTCCGCTTGTTTCCATTCTGGTTACAGGAGATTGAGATAAAGCATATAACAAATGCAACCACTGCAGATAGtagtattaagaaaaaagagaaaacttcagTAGACATTCCCTTAGGAATAGAGTGGTGAGGGTAGATCTCTCTGTGCTGCTGTGcttcgtcgctcagtcgtatcctactctttgtgaccccatagactgtacccaccaggctcctctgtccatagggattctacaggcaagaatactcgagtgggttgccaggcccttcctcagtggacttcccaacccagggatcgaacccaggtctcccgcattgcaggcggattctttaccagcggagccaccagggaagcccttctctggGGAGGTGATATTGGACCCTTGCAAGCCTGAATGAAGCAAAACTATAGATCCACATAGGGATTGTTTCCAAAGTATTTTCACCTGTATTCCCTCTTTTGTATACAAGGCCTTATATCAATCCCAAAAGGAAAGGAGGGCTGATCCTTTTtgttcccattttgtagatgaagagCCTGGGACTcaaagaggttaaatgacttgccaagGTCCttccaagaaaagagaaagccaGTTTTCAAACTCATAACTCCTGATGATGTTACTGATTTTTAGAATCCAAACCGATGTTCTTTATGGATGTGGACCCTGTTCACCAAATCATATTACATTCATAGGCCAAGTATTTAATCTATCACTCCAAGATGAGTTTCTTTCACTTGAAATTTAGATGCTATTGAAGCCTCATGATAATTCTACCTAATCATGATAATTCTACCTAACAGTCTCAGAACGTAAGCAGAACCTGGACGATGGAAACCACAAGTTCTTGAGCATGTGTGCAGCCCAGACCAGGTCTGGCATTTTGCAGTGACTTTACTGGTGGTTCATACTCAATAGCTAGAGATGTGCTCAGGACTGAGTTACTGCATTTTTATAAGAAAGGAGTCTTCCACTTTGACAGGAGTCCTCCAGACATCTACTTGGTCACTTCAACAATTACTGCTAAATTCATGCTctaaggtgatggaattccaggacTTTCCAAAGGAGATGGAAATGATGAGGTTATATCTGCAAAATGAGGGGGGATGGGCACCTGAATGCCAGAAAACCACTTAAAGTTGGAAAAATGTTTTCGATCACCTCATCCTGCCACTCAATTCCTGATAAAGAACTCAGAAATTAGcactaaaacaaagcaaaaaaagttAGCGAAGAAAAAAACAATCTCTCCATGTTCAGGTACTGAGCTCCTAATTGTATCTACTTGGTTTTAAAGTCTTCATATTTCTCATTATAACAGCTTTACATGTATACAACCTATGAAAGAAGTGCAATGTGGCTTGTATTGTGACTCAAGCAATTCAAAGATCTCTTTCTCATTTATGAGCAGTAATTCAGTTTATGTCATTGTTGTACCTTTCTCTCTGGAACACAGATTCAAGCAAGCTGGTCCCCAAGTAACTTTAGACAGACTTCTAGGTTGTCAATTTGAGGGAATGAAATAGCAACCACATGGGCGTGCACACATGTGGATGTACACTTGGTTACATCCACAAAGCCAAGTTCTGTTACTAGCACGtactatacatatatgtgtagtTGCACTTGTACAACTGAACATATGTGAATGCTAGAATCTCAGCACTGGAggcaaacaaaatataaaagataaaaatgaatatagaaattaaaatagcaCAAGTAACTTGGTGGaggtaaaagtaaattaaaaccaACCTCTGGAATGTGATTGTTCATATTAGGaacctgaaaatattttacagaaactGAGAACAAAATCTGACAACAGAGTTTCATTTTAGGGGAATTTTATAGTAGTGGGTgggtaaaactttaaaatacaacAGATCTCACTTGGCCTTCAGGAGTTCCAGTAATTCCATGAAATGTCCTTGTAGTGCATTCCCACACGTGAATTATCTCTCTCTAAGCCCTATTCAAAATGTGAAATTAGAATCTGGTTGAGGATATGTGTATTTCAGAAAAGGAAGTGCGGCCCCAATAACATGGAGCAATTTCCCCATGAAATAAGTTTCATGAAAGTAGGTTTTTCTAGAAATgcttcttgtttttattgacaGTGCAGACATAAAACACATCATATTGCAATTCCTAAATTGCAGCCATACCACACTATCAATGGCCAGTAAATTACTTTAGGATAGATACAAACGCTCCATTCAAGTTCAGTTAATAGAATAGCATTCAAGTTCAGTTAATAGTCAGGATATCATGCAGACAGCTTGCATAAATACATGAGGAATAACAGCATACCCTCAGTAGCTTCTGTGGTGTTTAGGCATGAAAACTTTATCTTATTCCAAACTTCAAAAGATGGAATAAAGAATGTTTTCATATAAAACACATTTGGAACAactgttgtgtttttttaaaagcatcgaatccacctgcaacatacACTCCAATTCATCTTTTTAGTTACAAAACCGGATagatatgtattctttttcatctaATGTGATAAGAAGTGaacatttcattgatttctaacaATATCAAACAGCTAcattcaaaataatatatatttgtaatcaAAGGAAGAAAGACTTGGTATCTGATTTATCGGTTTTGTCTTTgggcagtattttcttttttatcagatAATTGAAAGTCAGTTATTTCACAGTATAAAATCTTGAATCAACTACCAACACGCATTTATTGTATGCCCCTCATTTCGAAATGTATTCGGACTAGAGGTACAGGAGAAATATTACTGCTTATCAAACAACTTTTCCAGAAATTTTAATGCACAAAATTTCCAGATTTATATactctaaaataaattattttaaaaatgaaattaagaaaaaaggcaGGGGAAGCCTACAGTTTCTATTCTGCGCGAATAGCTTTCAGTATCTTCCAGGTGGGGGCAACAGTAAGTCAGTtttgagaagagaagggagaacgGGCTCTTGAAGCTCCCTGAGTCCAGTTACAGAAGATGAAATGACTTCCTGGTAGCAACACCGAGAATAAAGCGATCACAAGTTTCCAGGAAGTGGGACTTCTTGGACTTTGTCGGGCCACTAACAGAAGGATCCACCGCCCATTGCGCTCCACCACCATTCTGCTCGAAATAATCTGGAGGCAGATGAGGGCGCGCACGCGCGCTGAGCACCTGCTCAATTGCTCACAGATGCTGGGCGGTTGTTCTTTCCAGCCTCCCCACGCGTGACGCCCCCGAAGGTTGTACATCACTCTCAGCGATCCGGCTCACTCACTCTCCAGGACCTCCAGGGGGCAGGAAGACCTTTCTCTCACGTTCACATCTCATTCGTTCTTCCTCAGGACAGCTTAGGTCCATTCACAACTGCTGCGGGCTTGCGCGCGCGCGCACCCATACCCTTAAAGAAACGCCCAAGTCACGGCATTCAGAAAACCAGCTTCCAGGCCAGGCGATGGGTGTCCCactcctctttcctcctctttcctcctctttttgcAAATCTTCGCACTCCGGAGAGGGATGATTTTGCATTCTGGCGAGGATGAGGGCGGTGCATGGAGGGGGCTGACCTTGAACAGTCCACGGAGATGTGACACCCCACCAGCATCCCTGCCTCTTCGGTTTCCCTCTCTGGCCCAGCGCGAAGTGGACGGTAAAGGCCAGAGAGGCGGAAAACCGAGGCTCCTCAGTGGCCGGGTGGCGAAGGGGTGCGCGTCCGGGGTCCAAGGGGAGAGGGCGGAGAAGCTCGATCGCACGGGACCAGAGGCCCCCTCCACTAGGGCCACGCGGGGCTAGAGGTGCACGAACGAGGCCAAGCGTGCGGCCCCGCTACGTACCGCTCCTGCGCGCACCGCTAGCCGCTGCCACCGCCCGCGCCCTCGGGCCGCCACCGCCCCCGGCAGAGCCCGAGGCGGCGCCCTCGGGCCGGTACTTGAGCCAGCAGATGATCCAAGTGATGACGACCGAGAAGAGGGCCAGGATGCTGGCCACCGACAGGCAGATGGGCCCCACGGGCGAGGGCGAGGGCGAGCCGGCTGCCGGGGCTGCACCAGGGGGCGCCCCGCCCCCCGGGGGggctccgccgccgccgccgccgccgccgccgccgccgtagTGGTTGACGAAGATGAGGCCGGTGAAGAGCAGCACCACcatggagaggaaggagaagacaACGCACACGCAGCCGGCGGTGAGCGCGGCGCGCTTGCAGTTCTGGCAGCTCTCGTAGTTGCCCGGCGCGCGCAGGCCGGCGCGGGCGCTTGGTCCTCCGGCCGCGTCCTCTGAGGACcgctgcggcggcggcggggccggggccgCGGCGGTCAACGGGGCCGAAGTGGGCGCTGGGCGGCGCGCGGGCAGCGGCGGGAGGCGGTCCTGGGGCAGCGGGTCGTGCGCGGCGCGGAGGGCCAGCGGGAAGGCTTCGGCGAGCTTAGTGTTGTTGGGCAGGCCGTGCACGCGGCTGTCGGGCAGCGGCGTGCGGTGGCGACACACGGGGCAGGCGATGGCGCCGGGCGGGCCGTGCCAGGGTGGCGGGCGCGGCGTGCGCTCAGGcacggcggtggcggcggcggcggcgcggagcTGCAGCTGGCTCAGGCACTCCTGGCAGAAGGTGTGCAGACACGCCAGCAGCTTGGGCGCGCGCCGGTCTGCGTCGAAGTAGTTGTAGCAGATTTTGCACTCGTAGTCCTCGAGCGGAGGGAGGCCGGGGACCGTCACCGCTGCGCTCCGGGCTCCCGCGTCCCCGCCGTCCCCGGCTCGCGCCGCGGTGCCCCCCGCTCCGGTCGAGCTCCCGGGGCTGCTGGTTGGGTTCCGAtcgccgcagccgccgccgccgcggtcGCTCGCCGGTGCTGCCATGGCATGATCCGCCCCTCATCGGGGGCAAGGTGAGGCGCCTTGCTGCCCCTGCGCCGCCGTCTCGGCTCCAGGCGGGGAGGAGGCGCTTCTGCCGCCCCCGTCCGGCTGCTGTCGCCTGGCGGGGGAGGCACCGCTGGCTGGGCCGGGCGGGGGCGCAGCGGCggccgcctcccccgcccccccgacTCCCCCGAGGAGGAGCAGGCGTCGCGGTCCCTCCCAGTCCCCGGGAGCCTCTCTGCCCAGTCCCCCTTGGACCTCTCAAAGCGACTTCCCTGGCTGCTTTGGATGTCAGAATTGAGTCTTGAGGACGGGTGGGGAGTTGGAGGGGGGGCGATGCGGGAATGAAATTTGGGGTGCGGCTGCTTAAGGACCAGAAGCCAGTGCAACGCCCTCCTCACATTCGGAGGGGTAGTGGGAAACGTGgtcctcctttttccttctcctctcccgcTCGCCCCCTCCCCCTACATCCTTGCTGCTCTGTATTTATCCTCTGGAGTCAGGGGATACGACCCTGGCGGAGCCTGCGCTcccctcacccccccaccccaccccccaggagcTCACCGGTGATGTAATACGGGACCCGCGCTGGGAGAGGAAGCGGCAGACTCCGCGGTGGCCGCAGCTGCGGTTCTTTTCCTTCGTGAAAACCGTGATCTCATTTCTCCGTCCAAGGGCGAAAGCCAGTCATCACCAAACCATTTACACTTTCCGCTTTTATTAGCAAAGCCCAGGCGGCCCTGCAGCGTTCTTCTCAGGGTGGAAGCCGAGAGATGGCATTTTCCTTTTAACCATCTAGAGGAAAATTTGGGAGCTGAAAAGTACGTTTTCCTCCCCTGAAATATCACTTCCTGAAGGAGGCATGAAGACAGTCGCTGATTTCCTGACGTTGACCCTTAGGGATGGAGGTCGCTACTTGGAGGCTGTGCATCTGTTTACAGACCAGAGAGGGGAAATGTTATTGGCACAGAGAGGGTCACAGAATTTCAAGGTACAGCTTAAGTCTACCCCTGGCATCACTCCCCACTGTGGTCGACTTAAAGTTTTAACACACACATGTAGAGAGCTGAAAACTCCATGATTAACAGGAGAGGTATCTTCTTGATGTTATTAATTAAAaccaagggaagcccatgtgagcAGTTTAGCAAGAAGTAGCACTTCTTGAAGGAACACTCAGGAGGGTACAGGAATGGAGGATGGGCATCTGAGGGGCGATGTTTAGATATTCCTAATAAGAAAGTTCTGTTCTTCTGTTTCTCCAGGTTGGTCCTCACTCTATGAAGAGAAAACCTCCCCAGCCccaacagagaagggaaaggggagagcTCTCTGGGTTCCCATGAGATGAGAATGTTCCCACTTTCTCTCTGGATTCTCTGCAGCAGAAAGCAAGATACCCCAGGGGATATTTGTGgaaaggatgaatgaatgagaatcAAGCTGAAGGAAGAGAGAAGCTGAAGGAAAGGAAGACACCAACAAACCACCAATGTACAGATCAAAATGGAATTATCATAAATAACTATCAGGTTATTTCTCTGACACTTGAAAATAAATAGACCTTTTACTCTATGTGAATAGAGAATGTGATTGACATGGTAAGTTTGAGAGACCTTAGGTGAGGCTCATTAAAAACCGTGAGCTTTCCATTTCCtagtttaaattttactttaaatttaaaaaaaaattatacttaaaaaaaaactgtatcaTTTTGTGATGGAGGCTGTGACAAGCAGAGGGCAGGGTAATGAACATCGTCAGAAGAAGACCCTAGTCTGGCCTTGGAATAGTACAAACTTTCACAAACCAACCTATTGTGGACAGAGTTAAGTTCCTGTCCTCgcctctctttccctcctttaTCTGTTTGATTGTGAAAAGCCTCTGAAATTGCATTTAAAGCACAATTTTAAACTGGTTCTTCTAAATACTTTAAGCCCTGAGCAGCCCTAAGCTGAGAAGATAGATAATGCTGCTATAGgggaaacttttctttttaattttatgtatttatagttttgactgtgctgggtctttgtggctacgagggcttttctctagtttcagagagtgGGGACTagtctctagttgcggtgggcaGGCTTCACTTGTTGTGAAGCAGGGGCTCTAGgtcatgcaggcttcagtagctgcaatatgtggctcagtggttgcTGCACATGGggttttagagcacaggctcaagagttgtggtacacgggcttagttgttccatggcctgtgggatttttccaaattagggatcgaacccatgtctcctgcactggcaggcagattctttaccactgagccaccagggaagcccaagaaagaaatttttaaacagGGCACGGGCAGAAGAGAAATTCGGAAACATGAGGGCCTTGTGTGCATTTATGTCCTTGTCCATCCCACCACCCAGTTCCTAAGACACTGGCAACCTCCGTGCCAAAGGGGACTGAAAGCATTCCGAAGATCTACATATTCACATGTGGTGTGCATTTGGACAAAATGTTTAAGATTTCAAAATGTCACTCTATTATGCATTCTCACCACTGAATGAAAGAACTGAGGAATGGAGCATGTGGCTCcaccagggtttctcagcctcagctgtTGACATTTTGAGCTGGAGAATTCATTTTGAGGGTGCTGATGTATGCATTGTCAGATGTCATGCAGCATCTCTGACCTCCATGCTCTTGATGTTAATAGCAGCCCAGcggtgacaaccaaaaatgtcccaTCAGGACATAATCACCCCTAGTTGAGGATTTATACAATAGCCACCAGTTTGgttaaaatgaaaccaaaagcagaaacatctcCCAAGTATTAACTGTGCAAGGAAAGTCATCAGCATTACCAAAGTAATTGGTTAATAGTTATGGTCTCCCATAGCTCATGGTCACTTAGATACCACGGCACTCTTTGAGATGTCCAGGCTTGGATTTTGTCAATAATATATTCTATTGATGGGGTCATAATCAACTGCCAGAATTTGGGTTAACAAGACTGGAATTTACTCTGTGtttgacaagtttttttttttttaaaccagcatTTCCAATTATTTTATATCCTAGTAGCAGTCATTCACTTTTAGGACTCCCAAGGTGTGACATGgggtttcagtccatggaatGAGAGACTGTTCATGAAGAGTATGAGTTTGCATGACACAGACCACAGGCCTCTTGTCTTACAGACTGTAAAGCCCAGTGCTCACAGTGTTACCCGCAGCAGCATGTAGTGAAGTCTGGTCCTTCAAGCAGGAGTTTCCACTGCAGTGAAAGATATGTTGAAAGAGGTCTTATGTCAGAAACAAGGAACTCGTTTATATTAGGATTTGAATTGACTTTGTAAGAATCCTGCTCATGCCTTGAATATATTAGACACTCAATATTTGctgagtcattttctttttgaggACCTGAGAAAATGTGAGGCAACAGTGGTTTCAGGTAATCTCCTGTATATATTCCCTCCATATAAATAGAGCCAATATTTAAGTTTTGGGGGCAGCTATTTCACAAAGGACGTAGTGGGGAACCGAGAGTGGGgtttgactgctctgggtctgaATTCGAGATCTGTTCTTCACCTTCTGTATAGCATTGGATTGCTAGTTagcttctctgtgcctgttttctgaactgtaaaatgggcataagaaTAGTTACCTCCTAAGTCTGTTGTAAAGAGTGAATATGATGTACACAGAACATACACAGAGTTCCCAGCCCCTGTTAATACTGTTTATGGTCAGGAGTTTCTATTCCTAACCTCAATAATTTTCTCAAGTGCCCTGTGACAGGCCCAGAGGGTTTGTGTCACCAGTCCAAGGTGACCCAGCCAAAAGAGGTAGAGTGGTCCAACTCTTCCATTATTTCAAAGGTAGAGATACAGGTAGCATCTCCATCAGAAAGACCAGAAGGAGGCCTGACCTGTGAATCTCACCGTGCATTATTGATCTGTCAGCTGAAATAAATAAAGCTCTGCATAAAACAGGAGGACAAAGTGAAATTTCACTGGTAATATTGGAAGAATAAATGTATAGATGGATAACGCCACTCAGAAGTAAGTAGGGAATGAGTCAATCAAATAGTTGACATTTTCAAATACAAACTGGGTTGATTCAATCTGACATTTATTGAAGTACTATTCTGGAAGGCATTATGGCTGTGTGATAAGATAACCTGGCTTTCCAGAAACTGAGAGTTTAATAGGGGATATTAAGCTGATGTGCAAAACCAGGAGACAGAATAAAGCAGGTCTGTGGTCCAGGGACAAGTCTGGTGAGAATGAGGAGTGAGAAGTTATTTCTGCTGTGGGATGAGGGAAATTTCTGCAGGCTCATGGTTAGTGAATTGGGGATTtaaggaagaggcagagaaaaagaCTTTCAAGGCAGCAGCAGGGAAAGCATACATGCTGAAGGCATTGTAAGCAGTCTGCTTCAGTTACTTGCTGTCCAGGAAAGCTCAGAACCATAGTAGCAAGGCTGGGCTTAATTTTGTA
Proteins encoded in this window:
- the RNF228 gene encoding RING finger protein 228 — translated: MAAPASDRGGGGCGDRNPTSSPGSSTGAGGTAARAGDGGDAGARSAAVTVPGLPPLEDYECKICYNYFDADRRAPKLLACLHTFCQECLSQLQLRAAAAATAVPERTPRPPPWHGPPGAIACPVCRHRTPLPDSRVHGLPNNTKLAEAFPLALRAAHDPLPQDRLPPLPARRPAPTSAPLTAAAPAPPPPQRSSEDAAGGPSARAGLRAPGNYESCQNCKRAALTAGCVCVVFSFLSMVVLLFTGLIFVNHYGGGGGGGGGGGAPPGGGAPPGAAPAAGSPSPSPVGPICLSVASILALFSVVITWIICWLKYRPEGAASGSAGGGGGPRARAVAAASGARRSGT